From Candidatus Binatia bacterium:
CAAAGGTGGCGGCTTCAACGCCATCTTCAACCCGTCCGCCGAAAGCCTTGACTCATTCGAACCGGAGACGCTCGACTCGTTCGAGTTCGGAGTGAAGACGATCGGATGGGAGCAACGCATCACGTTCAACGCGTCGGTCTTCCTCGGCAAGTACGACAACATTCAGGTCACCTCCGTGCAGGACCTGACGATGCCCGGCGATGAGGTCCCAAACCTCGTGCAGCTCACGCAGAACGCGGCAAAGGCCACGACGAAGGGCGCCGAGCTCGAGCTGATCGCGTTCCCGACCGCCGGTCTCCGCCTCAACGGGTCAGTCGGACTGCTCGACACGAGCTTCGACTCCTTTCCCAACGCGATCGACGACGTCACCGGAAAGACGATCAGTCGGGCCGGGCAGACCTTCCGCGCTTCGCCCAAGCTACAGACGCATGTCTCGGCGCAGTACTCGTTCGAGATCGACGGCGACGGTCCCGACTGGCTCGACGGCTGGCTCACGCCGCGAGTCGATTGGTACTACCAGAGCTTCATGCACTTCGAGGGTGAGGAACTGACGTCGACCAACCAGGCGGGCTACAATCTCCTGCACGCGCGCCTGAGCTTCGACTTTCTGGACGACCGCGCGCAGATCGCGTTGTGGGGCAGGAACCTCGCGGACCAGCGCTACTTGACGTTCGGTCTCGCGTCGGTTGCATCGTCGTGGGGAATCGGCCTGCCGTATTTCGCAGCGCCACGGACGTACGGGGCGGAGATCAGCTATCGCCTTTAGGGACGCGCTCCAGTACGTCTCTCCCCCATGGCCAATCCATTCGACCTCACCGGTAAGACAGCGCTCATCACAGGCGCCAACTCCGGCATCGGCCTCGGTTATGCAACAGCGATCGCGCAGGCCGGCGGCAACGTCGTCGTGTGGGGAAGGCGAGCCGCTCGAAACGCGGAGGCCGCCGCCCAGCTCGCAGAGTTCGGCGTGCGTGTCCTCACCGATGAGATCGATGTCGCCGACGAAGCCGCTCAGATCGCGGGGTTCGAACGCGCGCTCGGGGAGTTCGGCCGCCTCGATTGCGTGATCGCGAACGCCGGTTTCGCCGGATACACGGCGATGGTTGATCTCTCGACCGAAGAACTCGCGCGACACGTCGCGATCTCCCAGATGGGATCCTTCGTCACGCTTCGCGAAGGGGCGCGCCACATGGTGAAGCGCGCCGAGGCCGGCGACCCCGGCGGCTCGCTCATCGCGACGGGGAGTCTCACGAATTTCCTCGGGACCTTCGGTGTCGGCCACTACGCCTCGGCCAAGAGCGCCATCGGTGCCATGATTCGCAACTTCGCCGTCGAACTCGGCGGCCAGGGGATCCGCGCGAACATGGTGTGCGCCGGGCTCATCGCCACCGACATGACCGGCGGGCCGGAATCCGGCCTCAAGGCGATGGCCGAACAGAGAACCCCGATTCCGCGGATGGGCACACCCGAGGACCTCGGCGGG
This genomic window contains:
- a CDS encoding SDR family NAD(P)-dependent oxidoreductase, which produces MANPFDLTGKTALITGANSGIGLGYATAIAQAGGNVVVWGRRAARNAEAAAQLAEFGVRVLTDEIDVADEAAQIAGFERALGEFGRLDCVIANAGFAGYTAMVDLSTEELARHVAISQMGSFVTLREGARHMVKRAEAGDPGGSLIATGSLTNFLGTFGVGHYASAKSAIGAMIRNFAVELGGQGIRANMVCAGLIATDMTGGPESGLKAMAEQRTPIPRMGTPEDLGGIVVYLMSDASKFHTGDLITIDGGRRINGD